In Thunnus albacares chromosome 10, fThuAlb1.1, whole genome shotgun sequence, a single window of DNA contains:
- the zgc:66433 gene encoding capping protein-inhibiting regulator of actin dynamics isoform X2, giving the protein MKRRMSPWGASFGSGRSSDSAAMASGPPDVMEPAEVGEECSGKKKSKFQTFKKFFARKKRKEPSSSGADAGLKASQSSDNVSKTSENNTLTRSEKDKGSGSKISLGSKALSHDSVFVSDSSEANEALGASQDSIHGKVKSLQLQLKQAIRLGSPPSLMCVKKTDDAGTMSEDDGLPCSPPEYTTPNTTLNQAQRNSSISLEGTDSEEDQLSCAASSRAVSPLVVVPGDFSQPASPFGCLDNSAAKHKMGLRQKACNKRKPANRLELKAERDSVVKEILNTSFPDSLEEREEQKTRDASGDELKLKVEKEEEEVEKEEEEEEKEQPQHSRETLLRDKEEREEGEDESEAEQDVSHGLDTSSPPEPCPSEEEAADAQLSSKLGSRASSLDSPRATPEPPADQREYLQDPPGITYETEETRDDENPTLEKGGEVVQETGEEGGSFLQEVLSSLKTPLAPCSLGAETEAVLEIKEEKDKEEAEGEEREEVKEEDTEVEEPVGYQAAPSGSLLLGQSTEEEEEEAATTSCQDDEEENKDEEELEAEEEQQEVERFIKHSQEDVGEKEEAEEVKPEEENDLLQRKMDQQVEEEEEDQSEGEEETMELEKEPEVEEEGLEKSEEDDVVEEVEVEVEVEEEKERVEEAEEEERDDAEEMMEMFPDAAGGEVHSVAPSQEADEGADVAVGDDAVCVVQHTDDDEIPAELDDQESATVHESQAASNQNSEDERNDEERAEEGVEIDHMEQKSDQEEDVEANQADVNETELDLEQESVEEPDSKHVEKDQSEVNQSAPEQVSSKPSSLSLQESHFETPSEESMTSPNTATTTIHINLVSPSSEKAAFSFQQSPTAADPEVTESPSHAGAATEQITASTDEESANKVEDEEEQRGKQSSEEDATPPTSVEETVNQSSGGSDQSKVRFTINSAWQRSLSIEDAEDNVAPTSSPTACVSSSSSTIAGAGGVDVVATAKKDPQVETEPASSAKVELVLSPGRARNAGSTTAKPQSTASQAPVKPPASAAGATEESSVVVEGNPDSPFGVRLRKTVALHRFSSEEENTELPVEPPAQPTSCKVESPQPVSVKPSISQPISNKPALPKKPEVHGDSGVKPKRVSDSAAVRGVSGGSGSPSWISVAKQKQKIYKENSLEEITVKKEEQERKSSLPMYVSSAASREQSNKTPESTSKVSPLEISKPSVSVEKETRRALSPPTPVPPQPPKSQSLPCPVAPKPQLPPAPAKHPPPPTPAQRSLSPPTPVPVPQKPPSCTSPTSLAKTATSSKTPQAQSTTLTSPPFSSRTASPQSGSRAPALSGQTPSTQRGLPPPDSPQDEPPWMALAKKKAKAWSEMPQIVQ; this is encoded by the exons GAAAGAAGAAGTCCAAGTTCCAGACGTTTAAAAAATTCTTCGccaggaagaagagaaaggaacCATCATCCTCCGGAGCTGATGCGGGTCTCAAAGCAAGCCAATCAAGCGACAATGTCAgcaaaacatcagaaaataacacACTCACTCGATCGGAGAAGGATAAGGGCTCTGG GTCAAAGATCAGCCTGGGCAGCAAGGCCTTGTCACATgactctgtctttgtttctgaCTCATCGGAGGCCAACGAGGCTCTGGGGGCGTCTCAAGACAGCATTCATGGGAAAGTGAAATCACTTCAG ctccAGCTGAAGCAGGCCATCAGACTGGGGTCTCCTCCATCCCTGATGTGTGTGAAGAAGACAGATGATGCTGGAACCATGTCAGAGGATGATGGTCTACCTTGCAGTCCACCTGAATACACAACGCCTAACACAACGCTg AATCAGGCTCAGAGGAACAGCTCCATCAGTCTGGAGGGAACAGACAGTGAAGAAGACCAG CTGTCCTGTGCTGCCTCCAGCAGAGCAGTGAGCCCTCTGGTGGTGGTTCCAGGGGACTTCAGTCAGCCGGCCAGTCCCTTTGGCTGTCTGGACAACTCGGCCGCCAAACACAAGATGGGCCTGAGACAGAAAGCCTGCAACAAGAGGAAACCTGCAAAT AGGCTGGAGCTCAAAGCAGAGAGAGACTCTGTGGTGAAGGAGATTCTCAACACCTCCTTTCCAGACTCTTTGGAGGAGCGAGAGGAACAGAAGACAAGAG ATGCAAGTGGGGATGAGCTGAAACTGAAGgtggagaaggaagaagaagaagttgaaaaagaagaagaggaggaggagaaagagcaacCACAGCATTCCCGAGAAACCCTGTTGAGAGataaggaggagagggaggagggagaggatgagTCGGAAGCTGAACAGGATGTTTCTCATGGCCTGGacacttcctctcctccagaGCCGTGTCCCTCAGAGGAGGAAGCAGCAGACGCCCAGCTCTCCTCCAAGCTCGGCTCAAGAGCCTCCTCTCTGGACAGTCCCAG AGCCACGCCAGAGCCCCCTGCTGATCAGAGAGAGTACCTGCAAGACCCTCCGGGTATTACCTATGAAACAGAGGAGACCAGGgatgatgaaaacccaacactggaaaaaggaggagaagTCGTCCAGGAGactggggaggaggggggctCCTTCTTACAGGAGGTACTGAGCTCCTTGAAGACGCCCCTTGCACCTTGCTCATTAGGCGCAGAGACCGAGGCTGTCCTGGAGATCAAGGAGGAGAAGGACAAAGAAGAAGcggagggagaagaaagagaagaggtgAAGGAAGAGGACACAGAGGTGGAAGAGCCTGTCGGTTATCAAGCGGCTCCCTCTGGCTCGCTCCTGTTGGGTCAGAGCaccgaggaagaggaggaggaggctgccACTACTTCCTGtcaagatgatgaagaagagaaTAAAGATGAGGAAGAATTGGAGGCAGAGGAAGAACAACAAGAAGTGGAACGGTTCATTAAACACAGT CAGGAGGACgtaggagaaaaagaggaggctGAGGAAGTCAAACCTGAGGAAGAAAATGACTTGCTTCAGAGAAAAATGGACCAACaggtggaggaagaagaagaagaccagagtgagggagaggaggaaacaatgGAGCTGGAGAAAGAGccagaggtggaggaggaggggctggAGAAGAGTGAAGAGGATGatgtggtggaggaggtggaggtggaggtggaggtggaggaagagaaggagagagttgaagaggcagaagaagaggagagggatgaCGCAGAAGAGATGATGGAGATGTTTCCTGATGCAGCAGGCGGAGAGGTTCACAGTGTCGCACCATCGCAGGAGGCAGATGAAGGTGCAGATGTTGCTGTTGGAGATGACGCAGTCTGTGTCGTGCAACACACAGACGATGATGAAATCCCTGCAGAGCTGGATGATCAGGAGTCTGCCACAGTGCATGAGAGCCAAGCAGCTTCCAACCAAAACTCTGAAGATGAGAGGAATGAtgaagagagagcagaggagggcGTAGAGATCGACCACATGGAACAAAAATCAGACCAAGAGGAAGACGTGGAAGCAAACCAAGCTGATGTCAATGAAACTGAACTAGATCTGGAGCAGGAAAGTGTAGAAGAACCAGACTCGAAGCATGTGGAGAAAGATCAAAGCGAAGTGAACCAGTCAGCCCCAGAACAAGTTTCCTCAAAGccttcttctttgtctcttcAGGAGTCACATTTTGAAACTCCGTCAGAGGAGAGTATGACCAGCCCCAACACCGCTACCACCACCATCCACATAAACCTGGTCTCTCCCAGCTCAGAGAAAGCCGCGTTTTCCTTTCAGCAGTCCCCAACTGCTGCTGATCCCGAAGTCACTGAATCACCTTCTCATGCTGGAGCAGCAACAGAGCAAATCACAGCATCCACAGATGAAGAATCAGCTAACAAAGTGGAAGACGAAGAAGAACAGCGTGGAAAACAGTCCTCTGAAGAAGACGCTACACCTCCTACATCTGTGGAGGAAACGGTCAACCAGTCATCCGGCGGTTCAGATCAAAGCAAAGTCCGCTTCACCATCAACTCCGCCTGGCAGAGATCACTCTCTATCGAAGATGCTGAAGACAATGTGGCCCCTACCTCCTCCCCAACCGCCTGcgtctcctcttcatcatctacCATCGCAGGAGCTGGAGGTGTGGATGTGGTGGCTACAGCCAAGAAAGACCCACAAGTGGAAACAGAGCCAGCGAGTTCGGCTAAGGTTGAATTGGTGTTGAGCCCCGGTAGAGCGAGGAATGCAGGAAGCACCACTGCCAAACCACAGAGCACTGCATCACAGGCCCCCGTCAAACCTCCAGCCTCAGCTGCTGGAGCCACAGAAG AGAGCTCTGTGGTAGTGGAGGGAAACCCCGACAGCCCGTTTGGAGTTCGGCTGAGGAAGACAGTGGCTCTGCACCGCTTCAGCTCTGAGGAGGAAAACACAGAG CTTCCCGTCGAGCCACCAGCTCAGCCAACCAGCTGTAAAGTTGAGTCACCGCAGCCAGTCAGTGTTAAGCCCTCCATAAGTCAGCCAATCAGCAACAAGCCTGCCCTCCCTAAGAAACCAGAGGTACATGGAGACAGTGGAGTGAAACCCAAACGTGTCTCAG ACTCAGCTGCAGTTCGTGGTGTTTCTGGTGGATCTGGTTCTCCCAGCTGGATCTCCGTGgccaaacagaaacagaagatcTATAAAGAAAACTCGCTGGAGGAGATTACTGTTAAGAAg GAGGAACAAGAGAGGAAGTCTTCGCTGCCAATGTATGTCAGCTCAGCTGCAAGTAGGGAGCAGAGCAACAAAACTCCTGAATCCACCAGCAAAG TGAGTCCGCTGGAGATCAGTAAACCTTCAGTGTCTGTAGAAAAGGAGACCAGGAGGGCTCTCTCACCTCCAACTCCAGTGCCACCCCAACCTCCAAAATCCCAGTCTCTCCCCTGCCCTGTCGCTCCAAAACCTCAGCTTCCACCTGCCCCTGCAAAACACCCACCCCCACCTACCCCAGCCCAACGATCCCTCTCCCCTCCTACTCCTGTTCCTGTTCCCCAAAAACCTCCGTCTTGCACAAGTCCAACATCTCTCGCCAAAACTGCCACCTCATCCAAGACACCGCAGGCCCAGAGCACAACACTcacctctcctcctttctcatCGAGAACCGCCTCGCCACAGTCTGGTTCAAGAGCTCCAGCGCTTTCTGGCCAGACACCGTCCACCCAGCGAGGCCTACCTCCCCCAGATTCACCCCAGGATGAGCCGCCCTGGATGGCTCTGGCCAAGAAGAAGGCCAAAGCCTGGAGTGAGATGCCTCAGATAGTCCAGTGA
- the zgc:66433 gene encoding capping protein-inhibiting regulator of actin dynamics isoform X3, translating to MAGLGCFKGRNSDSAAMASGPPDVMEPAEVGEECSGKKKSKFQTFKKFFARKKRKEPSSSGADAGLKASQSSDNVSKTSENNTLTRSEKDKGSGSKISLGSKALSHDSVFVSDSSEANEALGASQDSIHGKVKSLQLQLKQAIRLGSPPSLMCVKKTDDAGTMSEDDGLPCSPPEYTTPNTTLNQAQRNSSISLEGTDSEEDQLSCAASSRAVSPLVVVPGDFSQPASPFGCLDNSAAKHKMGLRQKACNKRKPANRLELKAERDSVVKEILNTSFPDSLEEREEQKTRDASGDELKLKVEKEEEEVEKEEEEEEKEQPQHSRETLLRDKEEREEGEDESEAEQDVSHGLDTSSPPEPCPSEEEAADAQLSSKLGSRASSLDSPRATPEPPADQREYLQDPPGITYETEETRDDENPTLEKGGEVVQETGEEGGSFLQEVLSSLKTPLAPCSLGAETEAVLEIKEEKDKEEAEGEEREEVKEEDTEVEEPVGYQAAPSGSLLLGQSTEEEEEEAATTSCQDDEEENKDEEELEAEEEQQEVERFIKHSQEDVGEKEEAEEVKPEEENDLLQRKMDQQVEEEEEDQSEGEEETMELEKEPEVEEEGLEKSEEDDVVEEVEVEVEVEEEKERVEEAEEEERDDAEEMMEMFPDAAGGEVHSVAPSQEADEGADVAVGDDAVCVVQHTDDDEIPAELDDQESATVHESQAASNQNSEDERNDEERAEEGVEIDHMEQKSDQEEDVEANQADVNETELDLEQESVEEPDSKHVEKDQSEVNQSAPEQVSSKPSSLSLQESHFETPSEESMTSPNTATTTIHINLVSPSSEKAAFSFQQSPTAADPEVTESPSHAGAATEQITASTDEESANKVEDEEEQRGKQSSEEDATPPTSVEETVNQSSGGSDQSKVRFTINSAWQRSLSIEDAEDNVAPTSSPTACVSSSSSTIAGAGGVDVVATAKKDPQVETEPASSAKVELVLSPGRARNAGSTTAKPQSTASQAPVKPPASAAGATEESSVVVEGNPDSPFGVRLRKTVALHRFSSEEENTELPVEPPAQPTSCKVESPQPVSVKPSISQPISNKPALPKKPEVHGDSGVKPKRVSDSAAVRGVSGGSGSPSWISVAKQKQKIYKENSLEEITVKKEEQERKSSLPMYVSSAASREQSNKTPESTSKVSPLEISKPSVSVEKETRRALSPPTPVPPQPPKSQSLPCPVAPKPQLPPAPAKHPPPPTPAQRSLSPPTPVPVPQKPPSCTSPTSLAKTATSSKTPQAQSTTLTSPPFSSRTASPQSGSRAPALSGQTPSTQRGLPPPDSPQDEPPWMALAKKKAKAWSEMPQIVQ from the exons GAAAGAAGAAGTCCAAGTTCCAGACGTTTAAAAAATTCTTCGccaggaagaagagaaaggaacCATCATCCTCCGGAGCTGATGCGGGTCTCAAAGCAAGCCAATCAAGCGACAATGTCAgcaaaacatcagaaaataacacACTCACTCGATCGGAGAAGGATAAGGGCTCTGG GTCAAAGATCAGCCTGGGCAGCAAGGCCTTGTCACATgactctgtctttgtttctgaCTCATCGGAGGCCAACGAGGCTCTGGGGGCGTCTCAAGACAGCATTCATGGGAAAGTGAAATCACTTCAG ctccAGCTGAAGCAGGCCATCAGACTGGGGTCTCCTCCATCCCTGATGTGTGTGAAGAAGACAGATGATGCTGGAACCATGTCAGAGGATGATGGTCTACCTTGCAGTCCACCTGAATACACAACGCCTAACACAACGCTg AATCAGGCTCAGAGGAACAGCTCCATCAGTCTGGAGGGAACAGACAGTGAAGAAGACCAG CTGTCCTGTGCTGCCTCCAGCAGAGCAGTGAGCCCTCTGGTGGTGGTTCCAGGGGACTTCAGTCAGCCGGCCAGTCCCTTTGGCTGTCTGGACAACTCGGCCGCCAAACACAAGATGGGCCTGAGACAGAAAGCCTGCAACAAGAGGAAACCTGCAAAT AGGCTGGAGCTCAAAGCAGAGAGAGACTCTGTGGTGAAGGAGATTCTCAACACCTCCTTTCCAGACTCTTTGGAGGAGCGAGAGGAACAGAAGACAAGAG ATGCAAGTGGGGATGAGCTGAAACTGAAGgtggagaaggaagaagaagaagttgaaaaagaagaagaggaggaggagaaagagcaacCACAGCATTCCCGAGAAACCCTGTTGAGAGataaggaggagagggaggagggagaggatgagTCGGAAGCTGAACAGGATGTTTCTCATGGCCTGGacacttcctctcctccagaGCCGTGTCCCTCAGAGGAGGAAGCAGCAGACGCCCAGCTCTCCTCCAAGCTCGGCTCAAGAGCCTCCTCTCTGGACAGTCCCAG AGCCACGCCAGAGCCCCCTGCTGATCAGAGAGAGTACCTGCAAGACCCTCCGGGTATTACCTATGAAACAGAGGAGACCAGGgatgatgaaaacccaacactggaaaaaggaggagaagTCGTCCAGGAGactggggaggaggggggctCCTTCTTACAGGAGGTACTGAGCTCCTTGAAGACGCCCCTTGCACCTTGCTCATTAGGCGCAGAGACCGAGGCTGTCCTGGAGATCAAGGAGGAGAAGGACAAAGAAGAAGcggagggagaagaaagagaagaggtgAAGGAAGAGGACACAGAGGTGGAAGAGCCTGTCGGTTATCAAGCGGCTCCCTCTGGCTCGCTCCTGTTGGGTCAGAGCaccgaggaagaggaggaggaggctgccACTACTTCCTGtcaagatgatgaagaagagaaTAAAGATGAGGAAGAATTGGAGGCAGAGGAAGAACAACAAGAAGTGGAACGGTTCATTAAACACAGT CAGGAGGACgtaggagaaaaagaggaggctGAGGAAGTCAAACCTGAGGAAGAAAATGACTTGCTTCAGAGAAAAATGGACCAACaggtggaggaagaagaagaagaccagagtgagggagaggaggaaacaatgGAGCTGGAGAAAGAGccagaggtggaggaggaggggctggAGAAGAGTGAAGAGGATGatgtggtggaggaggtggaggtggaggtggaggtggaggaagagaaggagagagttgaagaggcagaagaagaggagagggatgaCGCAGAAGAGATGATGGAGATGTTTCCTGATGCAGCAGGCGGAGAGGTTCACAGTGTCGCACCATCGCAGGAGGCAGATGAAGGTGCAGATGTTGCTGTTGGAGATGACGCAGTCTGTGTCGTGCAACACACAGACGATGATGAAATCCCTGCAGAGCTGGATGATCAGGAGTCTGCCACAGTGCATGAGAGCCAAGCAGCTTCCAACCAAAACTCTGAAGATGAGAGGAATGAtgaagagagagcagaggagggcGTAGAGATCGACCACATGGAACAAAAATCAGACCAAGAGGAAGACGTGGAAGCAAACCAAGCTGATGTCAATGAAACTGAACTAGATCTGGAGCAGGAAAGTGTAGAAGAACCAGACTCGAAGCATGTGGAGAAAGATCAAAGCGAAGTGAACCAGTCAGCCCCAGAACAAGTTTCCTCAAAGccttcttctttgtctcttcAGGAGTCACATTTTGAAACTCCGTCAGAGGAGAGTATGACCAGCCCCAACACCGCTACCACCACCATCCACATAAACCTGGTCTCTCCCAGCTCAGAGAAAGCCGCGTTTTCCTTTCAGCAGTCCCCAACTGCTGCTGATCCCGAAGTCACTGAATCACCTTCTCATGCTGGAGCAGCAACAGAGCAAATCACAGCATCCACAGATGAAGAATCAGCTAACAAAGTGGAAGACGAAGAAGAACAGCGTGGAAAACAGTCCTCTGAAGAAGACGCTACACCTCCTACATCTGTGGAGGAAACGGTCAACCAGTCATCCGGCGGTTCAGATCAAAGCAAAGTCCGCTTCACCATCAACTCCGCCTGGCAGAGATCACTCTCTATCGAAGATGCTGAAGACAATGTGGCCCCTACCTCCTCCCCAACCGCCTGcgtctcctcttcatcatctacCATCGCAGGAGCTGGAGGTGTGGATGTGGTGGCTACAGCCAAGAAAGACCCACAAGTGGAAACAGAGCCAGCGAGTTCGGCTAAGGTTGAATTGGTGTTGAGCCCCGGTAGAGCGAGGAATGCAGGAAGCACCACTGCCAAACCACAGAGCACTGCATCACAGGCCCCCGTCAAACCTCCAGCCTCAGCTGCTGGAGCCACAGAAG AGAGCTCTGTGGTAGTGGAGGGAAACCCCGACAGCCCGTTTGGAGTTCGGCTGAGGAAGACAGTGGCTCTGCACCGCTTCAGCTCTGAGGAGGAAAACACAGAG CTTCCCGTCGAGCCACCAGCTCAGCCAACCAGCTGTAAAGTTGAGTCACCGCAGCCAGTCAGTGTTAAGCCCTCCATAAGTCAGCCAATCAGCAACAAGCCTGCCCTCCCTAAGAAACCAGAGGTACATGGAGACAGTGGAGTGAAACCCAAACGTGTCTCAG ACTCAGCTGCAGTTCGTGGTGTTTCTGGTGGATCTGGTTCTCCCAGCTGGATCTCCGTGgccaaacagaaacagaagatcTATAAAGAAAACTCGCTGGAGGAGATTACTGTTAAGAAg GAGGAACAAGAGAGGAAGTCTTCGCTGCCAATGTATGTCAGCTCAGCTGCAAGTAGGGAGCAGAGCAACAAAACTCCTGAATCCACCAGCAAAG TGAGTCCGCTGGAGATCAGTAAACCTTCAGTGTCTGTAGAAAAGGAGACCAGGAGGGCTCTCTCACCTCCAACTCCAGTGCCACCCCAACCTCCAAAATCCCAGTCTCTCCCCTGCCCTGTCGCTCCAAAACCTCAGCTTCCACCTGCCCCTGCAAAACACCCACCCCCACCTACCCCAGCCCAACGATCCCTCTCCCCTCCTACTCCTGTTCCTGTTCCCCAAAAACCTCCGTCTTGCACAAGTCCAACATCTCTCGCCAAAACTGCCACCTCATCCAAGACACCGCAGGCCCAGAGCACAACACTcacctctcctcctttctcatCGAGAACCGCCTCGCCACAGTCTGGTTCAAGAGCTCCAGCGCTTTCTGGCCAGACACCGTCCACCCAGCGAGGCCTACCTCCCCCAGATTCACCCCAGGATGAGCCGCCCTGGATGGCTCTGGCCAAGAAGAAGGCCAAAGCCTGGAGTGAGATGCCTCAGATAGTCCAGTGA